A section of the Phaseolus vulgaris cultivar G19833 chromosome 8, P. vulgaris v2.0, whole genome shotgun sequence genome encodes:
- the LOC137825262 gene encoding uncharacterized protein, whose amino-acid sequence MVWCFCGDFNAVRKSCERKCVSMRDNQSGEMRGFNNFIDTNLLIEIPFVGKHFTWFNSNGKAKSRLDRVLVIEEWMQIWPTCKQYVQRRDVSDHCALVVKSTVKDWGPKPFRSIDAWIMERGFTGLVKDKWSSYSAQGNALIVIKEKLKQLKGDLKVWNRDVFSNIDTSKKPILKELEALDCKDCSGVLSEKERLQRIGLVSRLKETDKKLESLLCQKARASWFKNGDSCSKFYHSSLRWRC is encoded by the coding sequence GGGATAATCAGTCAGGTGAGATGAGAGGTTTCAATAACTTCATTGATACCAATCTTTTGATTGAAATACCTTTTGTTGGTAAGCACTTTACGTGGTTTAACTCAAATGGGAAGGCAAAGAGTAGGTTAGACAGAGTACTAGTTATCGAGGAATGGATGCAAATCTGGCCTACGTGCAAGCAATATGTGCAGAGGAGGGACGTATCAGACCATTGTGCCTTAGTGGTGAAATCCACGGTCAAGGATTGGGGCCCAAAACCTTTCAGAAGCATTGATGCATGGATTATGGAGAGGGGCTTCACTGGTCTGGTGAAGGACAAGTGGAGTTCGTATTCAGCACAGGGGAATGCTCTTATAGTGATCAAGGAGAAGTTAAAGCAGTTAAAGGGTGACTTGAAGGTTTGGAATAGGGATGTGTTTAGTAATATAGATACCTCAAAGAAGCCAATTTTGAAGGAATTAGAGGCCTTGGACTGCAAAGATTGCAGTGGTGTCTTATCGGAAAAAGAGAGATTGCAAAGGATTGGTCTGGTGAGTAGACTAAAGGAAACTGATAAAAAGCTTGAATCCCTCTTATGCCAAAAAGCCAGAGCTAGTTGGTTTAAGAATGGTGATTCGTGTTCTAAATTCTATCACTCATCTTTGAGATGGaggtgttga